One window from the genome of Rufibacter tibetensis encodes:
- the upp gene encoding uracil phosphoribosyltransferase, which translates to MDSNRLHILSQTPSLANHFISELRDVTVQKDSLRFRRNLERLGEIMAYKISETLAYSEQTIQTPLARTQQTLLQEFPVLATVLRAGLPFHQGFLNYFDHATSAFVGAYRVEGGRKLSVHLDYMATPHLEGKILILVDPMLATGKSLVLTYKDMLLYGTPKRIIIAAIIASPEGVTHVQEQIPEAELWLGALDEHLNDHAYIVPGLGDAGDLAFGEKNEKVQ; encoded by the coding sequence ATGGACTCCAACCGTCTTCACATTCTTAGCCAAACACCTTCGCTAGCCAATCATTTCATTTCTGAGTTGCGCGACGTAACGGTGCAGAAAGACAGCTTGCGGTTCCGCCGGAATCTTGAGCGCTTGGGAGAGATCATGGCGTACAAGATATCGGAAACCTTGGCGTATTCAGAACAAACCATTCAAACCCCTCTGGCCAGAACGCAGCAAACGTTGCTACAAGAGTTCCCGGTGCTGGCTACCGTGCTTAGGGCCGGTTTGCCGTTCCACCAGGGGTTCCTGAATTATTTTGATCATGCTACCAGTGCTTTTGTGGGGGCCTATAGGGTAGAGGGCGGACGCAAACTATCTGTTCACTTAGACTACATGGCTACGCCGCACCTGGAGGGCAAGATCCTGATTCTGGTGGACCCTATGTTGGCTACCGGAAAGTCCTTGGTGCTCACGTATAAGGACATGCTTCTGTATGGCACGCCCAAGCGAATTATCATTGCGGCCATCATTGCCAGCCCCGAAGGAGTAACGCATGTACAAGAGCAAATACCCGAAGCGGAGCTTTGGCTGGGCGCCCTTGATGAACACCTGAATGATCATGCCTATATAGTGCCAGGTTTAGGAGATGCCGGAGATCTGGCATTCGGTGAAAAAAATGAGAAAGTGCAATAA